Proteins from one Pleuronectes platessa chromosome 16, fPlePla1.1, whole genome shotgun sequence genomic window:
- the LOC128459303 gene encoding immunoglobulin lambda-1 light chain, which produces MLGTLCTLITALTCVSGVTVVTQNPPVVTVRKGETVTMDCNLGTVTDSSARWYKQIPGGVPQFVLRFYRTYSSPTFGSGFSSPKFTSNHQSTSDYRLIINSVEEGDSAVYHCQTWDSSASENVFGQGTKLIVTGSSLSPPVLTVFPPSSAELSSNKASLLCLSSQSVRFAEVTWLVDGSPVSSGISTSTVVQQPDQTFKISSYLSIQTSDWNMEKIYTCKVSLGSQTSEKNINKCVCTTEE; this is translated from the exons ATGCTGGGGACCCTCTGCACTCTCATCACCGCTCTAACAT GTGTGAGTGGTGTGACGGTGGTGACACAGAATCCTCCTGTTGTGActgtgaggaaaggagagacaGTCACCATGGACTGTAACCTGGGGACTGTTACTGACAGCTCTGCTCGCTGGTACAAACAGATTCCAGGAGGAGTTCCTCAGTTTGTCCTGAGGTTTTATCGTACCTATAGTTCACCAACCTTTGGTTCTGGTTTCTCTTCTCCCAAATTCACATCCAATCATCAGTCAACATCAGATTATCGTTTGATCATAAACAGCGTGGAGGAGGGAGACTCTGCTGTTTATCACTGTCAAACATGGGACAGCTCTGCTAGTGAAAACGTAT TCGGACAAGGGACCAAGCTGATTGTGACTG GCTccagcctctctcctcctgtcctgactgtcttcccTCCGTCCAGTGCTGAGCTCAGCTCCAACAAAGCCAGTCTGCTCTGTCTGTCCAGTCAGTCTGTGCGTTTTGCAGAAGTCACCTGGTTGGTCGATGGGAGCCCAGTGAGCAGTGGGATCTCTACCAGCACCGTTGTCCAACAACCGGACCAGACTTTCAAAATCAGCAGCTATCTGTCCATCCAGACGTCAGACTGGAACATGGAAAAGATTTACACATGTAAAGTGTCTCTGGGCTCCCAGACGTCagagaaaaacatcaacaaatgtGTCTGCACCACTGAAGAATAA
- the LOC128459302 gene encoding immunoglobulin lambda-1 light chain isoform X3, producing the protein MLGTLCTLITALTCVSGVTVVTQKPPVVTVRKGETVTMDCNVGTVTDSSARWYKQIPGGVPQFVLRFYHGMSSPSYGSGFSSPKFTSTHQSTTDNRLIISNVEEGDSAVYHCQTWDDSAKEEVFGQGTKLIVTGSSLSPPVLTVFPPSSAELCSNKASLLCLSSQSVPFAEVTWLVDGSPVSSGISTSTAVHQPDQTFKISSYLAIQTSDWDMDKIYTCKVSLGSQTSEKNINKSVCTTEE; encoded by the exons ATGCTGGGGACCCTCTGCACTCTCATCACCGCTCTAACAT GTGTGAGTGGTGTGACGGTGGTGACACAGAAGCCTCCTGTTGTGAccgtgaggaaaggagagacaGTCACCATGGACTGTAATGTGGGGACTGTTACTGACAGCTCTGCTCGCTGGTATAAACAGATTCCTGGAGGAGTTCCTCAGTTTGTACTGAGGTTTTATCATGGGATGAGCTCTCCATCCTATGGTTCTGGTTTCTCTTCTCCCAAATTCACATCCACTCATCAGTCAACAACAGATAATCGTTTGATCATAAGCAACGTGGAGGAGGGAGACTCTGCTGTTTATCACTGT CAAACATGGGACGACTCTGCTAAAGAAGAGGTAT TCGGACAAGGGACCAAGCTGATTGTGACTG GCTccagcctctctcctcctgtcctgactgtcttcccTCCGTCCAGTGCTGAGCTCTGCTCCAACAAAGCCAGTCTGCTCTGTCTGTCCAGTCAGTCTGTGCCTTTTGCAGAAGTCACCTGGTTGGTCGATGGGAGCCCAGTGAGCAGTGGGATCTCTACCAGCACCGCCGTCCACCAACCGGACCAGACTTTCAAAATCAGCAGCTATCTGGCCATCCAGACGTCAGACTGGGACATGGACAAGATTTACACATGTAAAGTGTCTCTGGGCTCCCAGACGTCagagaaaaacatcaacaagTCCGTCTGCACCACTGAAGAATAA
- the LOC128459302 gene encoding immunoglobulin lambda-1 light chain isoform X1: MLGTLCTLITALTCVSGVTVVTQKPPVVTVRKGETVTMDCNVGTVTDSSARWYKQIPGGVPQFVLRFYHGMSSPSYGSGFSSPKFTSTHQSTTDNRLIISNVEEGDSAVYHCSTWDSSAKEWVFGQGTKLIVTGSSLSPPVLTVFPPSSAELCSNKASLLCLSSQSVPFAEVTWLVDGSPVSSGISTSTAVHQPDQTFKISSYLAIQTSDWDMDKIYTCKVSLGSQTSEKNINKSVCTTEE, encoded by the exons ATGCTGGGGACCCTCTGCACTCTCATCACCGCTCTAACAT GTGTGAGTGGTGTGACGGTGGTGACACAGAAGCCTCCTGTTGTGAccgtgaggaaaggagagacaGTCACCATGGACTGTAATGTGGGGACTGTTACTGACAGCTCTGCTCGCTGGTATAAACAGATTCCTGGAGGAGTTCCTCAGTTTGTACTGAGGTTTTATCATGGGATGAGCTCTCCATCCTATGGTTCTGGTTTCTCTTCTCCCAAATTCACATCCACTCATCAGTCAACAACAGATAATCGTTTGATCATAAGCAACGTGGAGGAGGGAGACTCTGCTGTTTATCACTGTAGCACATGGGACAGCTCTGCTAAAGAATGGGTAT TCGGACAAGGGACCAAGCTGATTGTGACTG GCTccagcctctctcctcctgtcctgactgtcttcccTCCGTCCAGTGCTGAGCTCTGCTCCAACAAAGCCAGTCTGCTCTGTCTGTCCAGTCAGTCTGTGCCTTTTGCAGAAGTCACCTGGTTGGTCGATGGGAGCCCAGTGAGCAGTGGGATCTCTACCAGCACCGCCGTCCACCAACCGGACCAGACTTTCAAAATCAGCAGCTATCTGGCCATCCAGACGTCAGACTGGGACATGGACAAGATTTACACATGTAAAGTGTCTCTGGGCTCCCAGACGTCagagaaaaacatcaacaagTCCGTCTGCACCACTGAAGAATAA